taaatctaatAGTATACACTGCCATATAGATAAAAGTTCAAGTATCTGACCATGACAGAGTTGGAGAGATAAAGCATATCAGAGGTAGAGATACctggaatattttaaagataatgatttttttttgattttttaccaaaatttgTATGCATCCTCTTCAGCTTTGGATGAAATGGAAACTGATGTTGCTTTCAAATAGCACTCTCTCTGTGGTATGGTTTTTAGATAAATCTGTCTCTTCCAACAGATAAGATATATCTTTTAGACTACGTGACGgtcaaaagcaaaaaaaaaatcatcacAATTTGTAGAGCATTTTCTGGGCCAAAAACGCAGTTCCTAGTGGCCTGTCCTAGTTCCACTTTGGACTGATAAACTGGGTCAGCTGCTACTGACATTTCATAGGCAATTAGTGAACTCTGACCTAACCAGGTAACTGGGCCAACGAAAGTAAAAAattcatcaattttattttttttggttggaaTTTTCTGGTAATAGGCGGTATTAACCTAGccattatacatatattccttatagaaaagttggccaaaaattcCACCGATTCCCGATTATCAGTAACTGGATTTTGAATTGAAAGtcttgtggttttttttttattttgctgccAACACCCACAACCATAACCCacacccagacccagaccccaCATTCACATTCACTTACCACAATTGCCATACACATTTGAGTATAACTTTTGAAGCTTTTTCGTTGCCTTTCGTGCACAGACACAGACACCGACACAGTCACAGTTATAGTCACCGAGATACTCTCTCACAGACACTATGAATTTCCACGAATGCACAATTCCACCGACTGTTCAACCAGACGTCGTCCTGCCTCTCCTTCTACCTGACACTTGTCCTTTGTGTTAATAGTGTTTTATGCTGAATATTATATGCAATTGATTGGTTTTGGGCGACATTAACGCTATATTCGTGTCTGCCGTGAGCGACTGCTTAACCTCAAAACTTCTTTgtcacacacactcacaagcacaagcacacacacaggcaAAACGCAGCAGACGAGCGGATATCAATGGATCTGGCTCGAGGAGCTGTTTTATGGGCGCACGCGAATAAGATATGCTTTTAAAACGACGCCGTAATTACACAATTAATACAGATTTCCTAGATGTCAAGGTTTAATCGAAGAACATTCAGCGACCTGCTAACAATTGTCCCGAAAAATCTGTGCCAAGTGTGGCTGTATTTGGTTAGCCACAAAATACCAAAGCTCTTGATGGGCATTTCGAATTTGAATTTGGTGTGGAAACACTGAAGGATTAGGGGGGAACTtatcacaaaaacaaaatagtgAAATCTATATATTATCGACTtagtaatagaaaaaaaataaacaaaagtaataaataaaataatcaaaataaaaaaatttatttacagTCATTTATACTGCTCATTTTATCTAAAAATCAAAcgtgtttattaaaaaagttttcataacaaattaaacatatcttaaaaatgttattaaattatctttatggagtacaaaaaaaattatatattgttatatatttttaaatattgaaattaaattttgttctCTTAAGTGTGGTCACACTGATATAATGGTGATCTATACAATTACTCGATGATGACTCATTTAATAGGTTTTCGTATTAAACGCCGACCAAAACAAGACTCATCAACTCATCACAATTAAAATaccttaaaattttaaaaaacaaagtaacCTTTTCATAATACCCTAGCTAATGCCCAAGAGAAAAGCACAGGACACTCCTGGAGAAACTATGGCCGCTTCAGCAGAGGATGCACaggtatttttataaaactaaCATTCTTTCATTATTAGTAAACAATAATAACGATTGGAATGTTTGACAGAATGACTTCACCATCGGCCTAGCTGATCCAGTTAAAGATTATCAGAAGTTGATCGAGACGCGAGTTCAGGTCGACGAAATAGTCGATGATGATGTCACCAAAGGGAATTTCCAACGCACCGCTGCAGCTGCTCGGGAAGCCGTTTGGCAGCTGCTCTTCGACGATGCAACGGCTGCGGATGAGTCACGGCAGAAGAAGGCGGCAGATCTATTGGAACAGTACCGCAGTGATGCCTGCTTCTACGAGCCCTGGCCCTACAACGAGTGGATTGTGAAGCTGCGGGATGAGATTCTCAAGAGGGAGCTCCTCGGTTTCTGGCGTGAATCCATTGTCAAGAACCAGCTGGGACCATGTTGGTCTCGGGACTGTGATCTATTTGACGGCGATGATGAGCCACCGCTAGAGTTCTACGCTCACGCCGGGTGCTCTGCCCCGTTCGCGGCTAGCCTTAAGGTGCGTGCGGCCCTGCAACATCAAGCTTCACTGGAGCCCGCGTCTCAGGAGCCCACCACACCCGGAGAGCGTACTCCGGACGAAACGGCAGCTCTAACCGGACAGTTTGAAGCCGTGCTGACCAAGGAAAATCCTCTCGAGGAATACCGCACCTTAATGAAACGATTTGTGCTGGTCAACATCATCGTGCCGGACGAGGTGCACAAAGCCAGTGTAGATAAGGTGGCTACGGCCGCCAGGGACATCATCTGGAAGCTACTGTTCGACGGCACACCCTCGAAGGAGGATCAGGACAAGGCGGCGGAGCTCCTGCAAGAGTACAAGGGCGATGCGGGATTCTACAGCCCGTGGGGCTTTAATGAATGGATTGTGACGCTTCGGGATGAAGTTCTCAAGCGGGAGCTGTTGGATTTCTGGCGGGAGAAGATGGTCAAGCTAGAGCTGGGACCGTGTTGTTCCCGCGATTCGGATTACTTTGACCATGAGGATCCCCTGCC
This region of Drosophila bipectinata strain 14024-0381.07 chromosome 2L, DbipHiC1v2, whole genome shotgun sequence genomic DNA includes:
- the EndoGI gene encoding uncharacterized protein EndoGI, whose translation is MPKRKAQDTPGETMAASAEDAQNDFTIGLADPVKDYQKLIETRVQVDEIVDDDVTKGNFQRTAAAAREAVWQLLFDDATAADESRQKKAADLLEQYRSDACFYEPWPYNEWIVKLRDEILKRELLGFWRESIVKNQLGPCWSRDCDLFDGDDEPPLEFYAHAGCSAPFAASLKVRAALQHQASLEPASQEPTTPGERTPDETAALTGQFEAVLTKENPLEEYRTLMKRFVLVNIIVPDEVHKASVDKVATAARDIIWKLLFDGTPSKEDQDKAAELLQEYKGDAGFYSPWGFNEWIVTLRDEVLKRELLDFWREKMVKLELGPCCSRDSDYFDHEDPLPLDFYEKAGCKAPFEAASED